One genomic region from Gemmatimonadota bacterium encodes:
- a CDS encoding UDP-N-acetylmuramoyl-L-alanyl-D-glutamate--2,6-diaminopimelate ligase codes for MSGATKDPIVAAKRIEIARAAAARYGYPGLSLRTVAVTGTNGKTTTVNILRALLDLPVAPAASIGTLGVLVGAEGKLVPGGLGLTTPGPDELQRVLRELVDMGIRSLAMEVSSHALDQARVFGMSFDAAVFTNITRDHLDYHGTMEEYFGAKAKLISYLKTTGIAVVNADQPEWTSLPVAPRIVTYGITAGDMRAEDVAFDATGSSWMLRMGDQSVPVRLPLVGDFNVINALAAACAAQSLGIPLRALAYALREIPQIPGRLELIAQEPPVIRDYAHTPDALVRSLAALRPFVSGKLILVFGAGGDRDPGKRPIMGAAAETGADRVIVTSDNPRTEDPDMIIDEIERGMSLPHDRITDRRKAIARAIAIAGPGDTILLAGKGHETYQVIGTEKHPFDERQVVAELLGHAT; via the coding sequence TTGAGCGGCGCAACAAAGGACCCGATCGTTGCCGCGAAGCGCATAGAGATCGCCCGCGCAGCCGCCGCGCGTTACGGGTATCCGGGCTTGTCGCTGCGCACCGTTGCCGTAACCGGGACCAACGGAAAAACGACCACTGTCAACATCCTGCGCGCGTTGCTCGATCTTCCAGTTGCGCCTGCTGCATCGATCGGAACACTTGGCGTCCTCGTCGGCGCGGAGGGCAAGCTCGTTCCCGGCGGACTCGGTCTCACCACACCGGGGCCGGACGAGCTTCAGCGGGTTTTGCGTGAGCTGGTTGACATGGGCATTCGTTCGCTTGCCATGGAAGTGTCGTCGCACGCGCTGGATCAGGCGCGCGTATTCGGAATGAGCTTCGACGCCGCGGTGTTCACCAACATCACGCGGGATCATCTCGACTACCATGGTACGATGGAGGAGTACTTCGGCGCCAAGGCGAAGCTCATCTCGTATCTCAAGACGACCGGGATCGCGGTCGTGAACGCGGATCAACCGGAGTGGACGTCGCTTCCGGTCGCACCACGAATCGTGACGTACGGAATAACCGCCGGCGACATGCGTGCCGAGGACGTTGCATTCGACGCAACGGGAAGCAGCTGGATGTTGAGGATGGGTGATCAGTCGGTGCCGGTTCGGCTGCCGCTGGTCGGTGATTTCAATGTCATCAACGCGCTCGCGGCGGCTTGTGCTGCTCAATCGCTTGGCATTCCGCTGCGCGCACTCGCGTACGCGCTGCGCGAGATTCCACAGATACCCGGGCGACTGGAGCTGATTGCCCAGGAGCCGCCGGTGATCCGTGATTACGCCCATACTCCCGACGCGCTCGTTCGATCTCTCGCTGCCTTGCGGCCGTTCGTATCGGGAAAGTTGATCCTCGTGTTCGGCGCTGGCGGCGACCGTGATCCCGGCAAGCGTCCGATCATGGGAGCGGCCGCGGAGACTGGTGCGGACAGGGTCATCGTTACGAGCGACAATCCGCGCACGGAGGATCCGGACATGATCATCGATGAAATCGAGCGCGGAATGTCGTTACCGCACGATCGCATTACTGACCGTCGCAAGGCGATCGCGCGCGCAATCGCCATCGCCGGACCAGGCGACACCATTCTGCTCGCAGGCAAGGGCCACGAGACATACCAGGTGATCGGCACGGAGAAGCATCCGTTCGATGAGCGTCAGGTAGTCGCAGAACTGCTGGGTCACGCGACTTGA
- a CDS encoding penicillin-binding transpeptidase domain-containing protein, with protein MKAPGRLTIVHGVLVVFALALIAKAGYEQLFRSDYWSKIGQRQHYVSSGLPAPRGQILDATGRPLVESREMVRISVAPRQVRNRTALARDLKLASVDPRFVSMSLDTMRKWVDVPGAFLPNAVAPAIALRGVYSKPVMDRVYATSGGIRRIVGRVGPDGKALDGIELALDSLLRGDTATVRVARDKSGRPLAAPDDADDPTPGSTVVLTINRELQEICDRALAVAVDSLHADGGDIVVMNPNTGDILAMASNRADPAAVANTAVTEPYEPGSTMKPFVAARLLQLGRATPDQTVDTYGGHLTINGRTITDADEHPSILSLTDVIKHSSNVGIVRFADRMSVREKFEMLRDMGFGTQTTVALPAESPGVVRDPSGWTPQSAASVVMGYEVSVTPLQMVTAYSAIANGGELLVPHIVKEIRAADGTVRYAAQRQVVRRVMTPEVATEVRTMLRDVVAGGTSTKADLATLDVAGKSGTALRNAHGRYIAGSYTASFVGLFPDDKPQFVILVKLDNPQMGFYGGIVAGGVTNVVLRAALAARDAALNRGELASSVHAPRPDTTPAGKAAERARLASERKIDSADVADSLRELAHAPPVDSDPRTSESYVVTLPSKTRAIPPVVSPRAVPDVGGLPLRSAVRALHAAGFRVELVQGAALPLVPVAGTMLERGRVVKLGIAH; from the coding sequence GTGAAGGCCCCGGGTCGCCTCACGATCGTACACGGCGTACTGGTCGTATTCGCGCTGGCGCTGATCGCGAAGGCGGGATACGAGCAGTTGTTTCGCAGCGACTACTGGAGCAAGATCGGCCAGCGGCAGCACTATGTATCGTCGGGATTGCCGGCGCCGCGCGGACAGATACTCGACGCCACGGGGCGGCCGCTCGTGGAGAGCAGGGAGATGGTGCGCATCAGCGTTGCGCCGCGTCAGGTGAGAAATCGGACCGCACTCGCGCGCGATCTGAAGCTTGCCAGCGTCGATCCACGTTTCGTGTCGATGTCACTCGATACGATGCGAAAGTGGGTGGACGTGCCCGGCGCGTTTCTTCCCAACGCAGTCGCACCAGCCATCGCATTACGCGGCGTGTATTCCAAACCCGTTATGGATCGCGTTTACGCGACGTCGGGCGGCATCCGTCGGATCGTCGGACGCGTCGGTCCTGACGGGAAGGCTCTGGACGGCATAGAGCTCGCGCTCGATTCGCTGTTGCGCGGCGACACAGCGACGGTGCGCGTCGCGCGGGACAAGAGCGGCCGTCCGCTGGCCGCACCGGACGATGCGGATGATCCGACACCCGGCAGCACCGTCGTTCTCACGATCAATCGCGAGCTGCAGGAGATTTGCGATCGCGCGCTGGCAGTCGCCGTCGACAGCCTGCACGCCGACGGTGGCGACATCGTCGTGATGAATCCCAACACCGGCGACATTCTCGCGATGGCGAGCAACCGTGCCGATCCGGCTGCGGTCGCGAATACCGCAGTCACGGAGCCGTACGAGCCAGGCTCGACAATGAAGCCGTTCGTCGCCGCGCGGTTGCTGCAACTCGGCAGGGCAACTCCTGATCAGACCGTGGATACGTACGGCGGTCATCTGACGATCAACGGACGCACCATCACCGACGCGGACGAGCACCCGTCGATCCTGTCGCTCACGGACGTGATCAAGCATTCGAGCAACGTCGGCATTGTTCGTTTTGCGGATCGGATGTCAGTCCGGGAGAAGTTCGAGATGTTGCGCGACATGGGCTTCGGAACGCAGACGACCGTTGCACTTCCGGCGGAATCGCCGGGTGTCGTGCGTGATCCCAGCGGTTGGACGCCGCAATCGGCAGCGTCGGTCGTCATGGGCTATGAGGTATCGGTTACTCCGCTGCAGATGGTCACCGCGTACAGCGCGATCGCGAATGGTGGCGAGCTGCTCGTGCCGCACATCGTCAAGGAGATCCGTGCCGCCGACGGCACCGTTCGGTACGCCGCACAACGTCAGGTCGTGCGACGCGTGATGACTCCTGAGGTCGCGACGGAAGTGCGTACGATGTTGCGCGACGTAGTTGCGGGCGGAACATCCACCAAAGCCGATCTGGCCACGCTCGACGTGGCCGGAAAGAGTGGCACCGCGCTTCGCAACGCACACGGACGCTACATCGCAGGCTCCTACACTGCGTCGTTCGTCGGGCTCTTTCCGGATGACAAGCCGCAGTTCGTCATTCTCGTCAAGCTGGACAATCCTCAGATGGGGTTCTACGGAGGAATCGTGGCCGGAGGAGTGACCAACGTCGTGTTGCGTGCAGCACTCGCGGCGCGTGACGCCGCGCTCAATCGCGGAGAGCTCGCGTCATCCGTGCATGCTCCCCGTCCGGACACGACGCCGGCCGGAAAGGCAGCGGAGCGTGCGCGGCTCGCGAGTGAAAGGAAGATCGATAGTGCAGACGTGGCGGATTCGCTGCGCGAACTGGCCCATGCTCCTCCCGTGGATTCCGATCCGCGCACCAGCGAGTCATACGTCGTGACTCTGCCGTCGAAAACACGCGCGATTCCCCCCGTGGTGTCGCCGCGCGCGGTGCCGGACGTCGGGGGACTGCCGCTCCGTTCCGCGGTGCGCGCGTTGCACGCCGCAGGTTTCAGGGTCGAGCTCGTGCAGGGCGCCGCGTTGCCTCTGGTGCCGGTGGCGGGAACGATGCTCGAGCGCGGACGGGTGGTGAAATTGGGTATCGCACATTGA
- the rsmH gene encoding 16S rRNA (cytosine(1402)-N(4))-methyltransferase RsmH, which yields MLDALGSAESVLDCTLGGGGHSLALLEAGASVTGVDRDSDAIAEATARLKAFIETGRFRAIYGDFTHIDQIPELRNESFAGILADLGVSSSQIDRDERGFSFRPGVALDMRMSGKGESAADLLNTATVEELTRIFREYGDEPRARRLANEIVRRRSTRDFVIADDLVGAIRGAFGASAGPGDFARLFQALRIAVNDELSGLERVLPILRDMLAPGGTLSIIAYHSGEDRLVKHAMRAWSTACTCPPRQPVCTCGGVALGRLVTRKSITASAAEIARNPRARSAHLRSWQKAA from the coding sequence GTGCTTGACGCACTTGGGAGCGCGGAGTCGGTACTCGACTGCACGCTGGGCGGTGGTGGCCATTCGCTCGCGTTGCTCGAGGCCGGCGCGTCAGTTACTGGAGTGGACCGCGACAGCGACGCCATCGCCGAGGCAACCGCGCGGCTCAAAGCGTTTATCGAGACAGGGCGCTTCCGCGCGATTTACGGCGACTTCACGCACATCGATCAGATCCCCGAATTGCGCAACGAGTCGTTCGCCGGGATTCTGGCTGACCTCGGCGTTTCATCGTCGCAGATAGATCGCGACGAACGCGGCTTCTCATTCAGGCCAGGCGTTGCGCTGGACATGAGGATGTCCGGGAAAGGCGAATCCGCGGCAGATCTGCTCAACACCGCAACCGTAGAGGAGCTCACGCGGATATTCCGCGAATACGGCGATGAGCCTCGCGCCCGCCGGCTCGCAAACGAGATCGTCCGCCGCCGCTCGACGCGTGACTTCGTCATTGCCGATGATCTGGTCGGCGCCATTCGGGGCGCTTTTGGTGCGTCGGCCGGTCCAGGCGACTTCGCTCGCCTCTTTCAGGCGCTACGCATCGCGGTTAACGACGAGTTGAGTGGACTCGAGCGCGTCCTTCCCATACTGCGTGACATGCTCGCGCCGGGCGGCACTCTCAGCATCATCGCCTATCACTCCGGCGAGGACAGGCTGGTCAAGCACGCGATGCGTGCGTGGAGCACCGCGTGCACTTGCCCTCCACGCCAGCCTGTGTGCACATGTGGGGGCGTCGCGCTCGGCAGACTGGTCACGCGGAAGTCGATCACCGCGAGCGCTGCGGAGATCGCACGCAACCCACGCGCGCGTAGTGCTCACCTCAGATCATGGCAAAAAGCGGCGTGA
- a CDS encoding tetratricopeptide repeat protein, whose translation MNARYSLALAALALAGVAPAHAQDAKARITVMTFQSQEKGTGAKAADELRNQLKNKFDVKDVYVLPTKDVNNTLEQSGFSASEPLAPNDEKALANLLRADEYVTGSVEKAATGAYTVNARMVLARDNTLSQALPSATNSKVGDAMDAISKSIRDAMKQLDGEKECINKARSGDIAGALAAAHKGVAAYPQATLARLCAANVQYSRYQKATTHADSVALADSVLAVTRVIAQQDPKSVAALKFNTELYKVIGDSAQSRATLLALIRADPTNDKLISQVVNELAGSGHAKEAEPLVKELLDRSPGDPQLLRTAFLVYLAAQDWQQAVTTGPELIRADTSAADSSYFTRMAAAYLSMNQAADSAQAIAVLQAGTQKYPNNGDLLLSLASALRKANRAPEAVAVLKRAIAANPNNPQALLLLADSYSQANQEDSVAAILQRAATAPGADKSTIAQYALGQGNNMYKAANASKDRAQFQAAIKMLQLSDSIQPSVDAKFLAGVSAFSVAQSAYNEANTSKSCPLAQTARENLSVAQTGLQAGATDDKYKAAAGQFLPVIAQFLPAADAQVKKFCK comes from the coding sequence TTGAACGCACGTTATTCTTTGGCGCTCGCGGCCCTCGCTTTAGCCGGTGTTGCGCCGGCTCATGCGCAGGATGCCAAAGCGCGCATTACCGTGATGACCTTCCAGAGTCAGGAAAAGGGCACGGGCGCGAAGGCCGCCGATGAGCTTCGTAATCAGCTCAAAAACAAGTTCGATGTGAAGGACGTCTACGTCCTTCCCACCAAGGACGTCAACAATACACTGGAGCAGTCCGGCTTCTCGGCCAGCGAGCCACTCGCGCCGAACGACGAGAAGGCTCTCGCAAATCTGTTGCGTGCCGACGAATACGTAACGGGCTCGGTCGAGAAGGCTGCGACGGGCGCCTACACCGTAAATGCGCGCATGGTTCTGGCGCGCGATAACACACTGTCTCAGGCACTTCCCTCGGCCACGAACAGCAAGGTCGGCGACGCGATGGACGCGATTTCCAAGTCCATCCGTGACGCCATGAAACAGCTCGACGGTGAGAAGGAATGCATCAACAAGGCTCGCAGCGGTGATATCGCCGGCGCGCTTGCGGCTGCCCACAAGGGCGTTGCCGCATATCCGCAGGCGACACTCGCTCGTCTCTGCGCCGCCAACGTACAGTACTCGCGATACCAGAAGGCAACGACGCATGCCGATTCGGTTGCGCTTGCCGATTCCGTGCTTGCCGTAACGCGCGTAATCGCACAACAGGATCCCAAGAGCGTCGCGGCGCTCAAGTTCAACACCGAGCTGTACAAGGTTATTGGCGACAGCGCACAGTCGCGCGCCACACTCCTGGCTCTCATCCGCGCCGATCCGACCAACGACAAGCTCATCAGCCAGGTCGTCAACGAGCTCGCTGGGTCAGGTCACGCCAAGGAAGCGGAGCCACTCGTAAAGGAGCTGCTCGACCGCTCGCCGGGTGATCCACAGCTGCTCCGCACCGCGTTCCTCGTCTACCTCGCGGCGCAGGACTGGCAGCAGGCAGTCACGACGGGCCCTGAGCTGATTCGCGCGGATACCTCCGCTGCCGATAGCTCCTACTTCACCCGCATGGCCGCCGCGTACCTCAGCATGAACCAGGCAGCCGACTCGGCGCAGGCCATCGCAGTATTGCAGGCCGGCACTCAGAAGTATCCGAACAATGGCGATCTGCTGCTCTCGCTCGCGTCCGCTTTGCGCAAGGCGAATCGCGCTCCCGAGGCAGTAGCCGTCCTCAAGCGTGCGATCGCCGCGAATCCCAACAATCCGCAGGCACTGCTGTTGCTCGCTGACAGCTACTCGCAGGCGAACCAGGAGGATAGCGTTGCGGCCATTCTGCAACGTGCGGCGACTGCGCCTGGCGCCGACAAGAGCACCATCGCGCAGTATGCGCTGGGTCAGGGTAACAACATGTACAAGGCAGCCAACGCATCCAAGGACCGCGCTCAGTTCCAGGCGGCGATCAAGATGCTGCAACTCTCCGACAGCATCCAGCCGTCAGTAGATGCCAAGTTCCTGGCTGGCGTGTCCGCCTTCTCCGTGGCGCAGAGCGCATACAACGAAGCCAATACGTCCAAGAGCTGCCCGTTGGCTCAGACTGCGCGTGAGAACCTCAGCGTCGCTCAGACCGGCCTGCAGGCCGGTGCGACGGACGACAAGTACAAGGCGGCCGCGGGACAGTTCCTCCCGGTGATCGCCCAATTCCTGCCTGCCGCAGACGCGCAGGTCAAGAAATTCTGCAAGTAG
- a CDS encoding tetratricopeptide repeat protein → MADSVADLRITFEQLKQEIESRQMRDDPALKASLMDVYRAVDGSLGQLTRLKDDIRDLVEKWKARRNVSPAMAPQFAGTRPVVHEDHIGASTFLERGWSKISLGDYEGAEEALSRALELAPTNTEGQSLLGWAQMLQDKLDAALMNFQYVLGREPANALARINVGYICLKKGIFGEAIEHLSKALRQDEDARAKLYANFYLGLVYTEREMYEDAQIFFERSITLGPNLVEAYFELGHALWLAGERSRAVAVWKRGAGVNKFNPWSVKCAEMAATADRGETPRRAWLSRGE, encoded by the coding sequence ATGGCTGACAGCGTAGCCGATCTTCGGATCACCTTCGAGCAGTTGAAGCAGGAGATCGAGTCGCGCCAGATGCGCGACGATCCAGCTCTCAAGGCGTCGCTGATGGACGTGTATCGCGCAGTCGACGGATCGCTCGGGCAGCTCACGCGATTGAAGGACGACATTCGCGATCTCGTCGAGAAGTGGAAGGCGCGCAGAAATGTGTCGCCGGCCATGGCGCCGCAGTTTGCAGGCACGCGCCCCGTGGTGCACGAGGATCACATCGGCGCGTCCACGTTTCTCGAACGCGGCTGGTCCAAGATCTCGCTCGGCGATTACGAAGGAGCCGAGGAGGCACTGTCGCGCGCACTGGAGCTTGCGCCGACAAATACGGAAGGGCAGTCGCTGCTGGGCTGGGCGCAGATGCTTCAGGACAAGCTCGATGCTGCGCTGATGAACTTTCAATACGTGCTCGGCCGCGAGCCGGCCAACGCGCTTGCGCGCATCAACGTCGGTTACATCTGCCTCAAAAAGGGAATCTTCGGCGAGGCGATCGAACATCTGTCGAAGGCGCTGCGTCAGGACGAGGACGCTCGTGCGAAGTTGTACGCGAACTTCTATCTGGGGCTCGTTTACACCGAGCGCGAGATGTACGAGGACGCGCAGATCTTCTTCGAGCGATCCATCACGCTCGGGCCGAATCTCGTGGAGGCGTACTTCGAGCTGGGGCACGCTCTGTGGCTCGCTGGCGAACGTTCGCGCGCGGTGGCAGTGTGGAAACGCGGTGCCGGCGTGAACAAATTCAATCCCTGGAGCGTCAAGTGCGCCGAGATGGCCGCGACTGCCGATCGCGGCGAGACACCACGGCGAGCGTGGCTTTCACGAGGAGAATGA
- the cheB gene encoding chemotaxis-specific protein-glutamate methyltransferase CheB → MTDTTSRVHGVLVVDDSAFMRKLIAEMIDAHPDFRVVGIARDGVDAMTQIDRLDPDIVTLDLEMPKLDGLMVLRRVMTESPRPVVVLSAGGAQYGDATLRALELGAVDFVRKPSGPVSLDLPIVRERLIAALGAAARARLAPPPVVLEREVSTVPLAPLQNRGAATHVVVIASSTGGPRALAEIVPQLPAALSAAVVIAQHLPAEFTGALAERLARASTVCVREADDGMPLLAGAVYIARGGVNTSIASSGAGEGGAAVLRQHPAAARSGATPCADVLFSSAAEVFGAACTGVVLTGMGRDGAAGLRNIRSGGGRAIIQDEPSSAIYGMPRAALLEAGADRVVSLTMMASAIIGMVPEERLEWLTA, encoded by the coding sequence ATGACTGACACAACGTCGCGCGTGCATGGTGTGCTGGTCGTGGACGATAGTGCATTCATGCGCAAGCTGATCGCGGAGATGATCGACGCACATCCGGATTTCCGCGTGGTAGGCATTGCGCGCGACGGTGTCGATGCGATGACTCAGATCGACCGGCTCGATCCGGACATCGTCACGCTCGACCTCGAGATGCCGAAGCTGGACGGGTTGATGGTGCTCCGCCGCGTCATGACCGAGTCTCCGCGTCCGGTCGTGGTCCTGAGCGCGGGGGGCGCGCAGTACGGCGACGCTACGCTGCGCGCGCTCGAGCTCGGTGCGGTCGACTTCGTACGGAAGCCGTCGGGCCCGGTAAGCCTCGATCTCCCAATCGTTCGCGAGCGCTTGATCGCGGCACTCGGCGCAGCCGCGCGGGCAAGGCTGGCGCCACCGCCGGTCGTGCTCGAACGCGAAGTTTCCACCGTGCCGCTCGCGCCGCTGCAAAATCGCGGTGCGGCCACACACGTTGTAGTCATCGCGTCGTCCACCGGGGGGCCGCGGGCGCTTGCGGAGATAGTGCCACAGCTTCCGGCCGCACTCTCCGCGGCTGTGGTGATTGCCCAGCACCTCCCGGCTGAATTCACCGGGGCTCTTGCCGAGCGGCTTGCGCGGGCGAGTACCGTCTGCGTTCGCGAAGCGGATGACGGAATGCCGCTTTTGGCCGGCGCGGTGTATATAGCGCGTGGCGGAGTCAACACGAGCATCGCCAGCAGCGGCGCTGGCGAGGGTGGCGCCGCAGTGCTGCGGCAACATCCGGCCGCGGCTCGGTCAGGTGCGACGCCGTGTGCGGACGTGCTCTTCAGCTCCGCGGCAGAGGTATTCGGCGCAGCCTGCACCGGAGTCGTGCTCACGGGGATGGGACGAGACGGAGCGGCCGGTCTACGGAATATCAGATCGGGTGGCGGCCGTGCGATCATCCAGGACGAGCCGTCGTCCGCTATATATGGAATGCCGCGAGCGGCGCTACTGGAAGCCGGTGCGGATCGAGTGGTGTCGCTAACGATGATGGCGAGTGCGATAATCGGAATGGTCCCTGAGGAGCGACTGGAATGGCTGACAGCGTAG